Genomic segment of Nitrospinaceae bacterium:
TCTAATACGGCTCTTGGTCAAAGGGTAAGGAGTGCTGATTTGGCAATTTAAGGCGGTCGCTACTACGAAGACTCATAGCTTCTCTCCAGTAACGACTTGGCGAGTTCGAAATCATTTACGTTTCGTATTGTAATTTCCAGGTCTCCAGTGCCGAAATGGCCGACGGCCCTCACGTCCCTTAGGAGATTTCCCGTGGAAACCAGATCTACCTCGTCAGGATTCACCTTTACGTACACCAGAACGATGCCCTTCTGTGGTCGCAATTCGACGCACGCAAAATTCTTGATGCGTTTAAAAGCAAAATAATATCGCAGCTCTTTCATCTGCACATCGTCGCCAAGAGCCAGCATGAAATCCTTGATAGATTCAAACCGGTCTCTAAGCTGCTGATCTGTCTCGGACAAAACTTCACCAATAGTTTTGTATTTTCCGACTGAAGGTGTTCCGTGGAGTGCCGCGTTAGTTACCGGCCCGACACTCGTTGCGTTGATCAATTCAAATAGCAAAAGCTCTTCGCCGTATCTTCGGTACCGGATCAGTTCGATGTTGTGGTTCATTTGCTTGACGGCATGTTCGTCATATTTCGTGAAATCGCCAGCGATACAAAGAAGGCGAGGCGCCGACTATTCGACGTTATCAGCGTCCTTCTTCCCGAGCTTTTCGAGCACAAGCCATTCGAAGCTTTTCCTGTGGTCCATTAGCCAATCCAAATAGAAAAGGCCTTGATTGATCACGTTCTCATTCGTTGAGCGTTTATATTCGATGATCACCGGGCACCCGTTCTCATCGATACCCAGTGTATCCATACGGCCACCATGTACTTTCCCCGTACTGTACTCGCTGGCCAGAAAGCGGACGCCCAAAAGTGTTTCAAGATGATTCTCGATGATAGATTGAAGCGACTTCTCCAGAGCTACGGAGGTACCCTGAATCTCGCTAGCGCTTTCGCCTGCTAGGCGGAACAGCTTGATATCAGCCATTGGAACCCTCCCCAGGCCACAGCAGCTCAGGTCAGCACTGAGCTGCTGAATTTGATTACCCAGCTAGTATAGAGAGAAAAATTATGGGTTGAAACACGTCTTGTGATCACGCGCATTTATATTGCGTGTGTGTTGGCGGTAATTAACACCCAAACACCCCGCTCCCGCGCGCTAAGCGCCCCCCCCAACAACCCAAACCCTTCTTCCCCATTAGGGAAGAAGGGCTTATCACCACCGGCAACTATACGGGCGCGCTACGAGTCAAGAATGTCCGTTATCTTGGTCCCGCACCACCCAGCTTCCCTTTGCCGCCAATAGCTATCAAACAGCTGCGAGGTGAGAATCCCCGGCGCGCCATTGCCGAGCGGCTTATCGTCGACCCGGGTGATCGGCATCACCCCGCCGGCCGACGAGGTGGCGAAGGCTTCGTCGGCGTTGCGTAACTCGTCCGGGTGTACGGTGCGCAGCTCGAACGGGATGTTTTCCATGCCGCACAGCTCGATCACCGATTTGCGTGACATGCCGAGCAGGCAGTTTTTATCCGGCGTGGCGCAGACGCCGTCTTTCACCACCCAGATGTTAAAGCCCGGGCCCTCGGCCAGGCTGCCGTCGGCGGCGCAGAGCGCGGCGTCGTCGCGTTCGTTTTCATAGGCCTCGTATTGCGCCTGAATAAGATCGCCCCAGTGGAAATTCTTGAAGCGCGCATCGACCGCCTTGGATGAGATGC
This window contains:
- a CDS encoding branched-chain amino acid transferase, which produces MVAGCVHINGEFVELEDAKISIFDTGFLHSDVVYDVTTAWQGYIFKLDEHLERFAASCAGFRLKNPYSDAETANILAETTRRAECEDGAFIHMHVTRGEYAENSRDPRLCENQFACYVVPFVWLWGEEKSKAGINIHMAGIERISSKAVDARFKNFHWGDLIQAQYEAYENERDDAALCAADGSLAEGPGFNIWVVKDGVCATPDKNCLLGMSRKSVIELCGMENIPFELRTVHPDELRNADEAFATSSAGGVMPITRVDDKPLGNGAPGILTSQLFDSYWRQREAGWCGTKITDILDS